One Vicia villosa cultivar HV-30 ecotype Madison, WI unplaced genomic scaffold, Vvil1.0 ctg.001748F_1_1, whole genome shotgun sequence genomic region harbors:
- the LOC131636462 gene encoding F-box/kelch-repeat protein At3g06240-like: MFAFCFIFFFLFFTLLSKFFLTCRIQRPTREIMVTKIEHLPQESLSNILSRLPAKELLKTRFVCKSWFNLITDPHFINDYYVFYNNLIYSQNQEEKLLVIHRPFISGVETFISLLSWNFSDPEKHVSSSLVKLPDEYISDHKYWTEIMGPCNGIYFLQGYPNFMMNLSLKQFKALPESHVTDSYGTYSLTEFAGFGFDPKNNDYKVVFLKDVWLRKTDERQKGCWNAELYSLNSNSWRKLDAQNLPLPIEISSSCSQVYTYMKNCCHWWGYVEKYGCGIEDVVLAFNMVDESFRKIKVPKLEYSNSISSVECFKTLVPFHESDTIGVVVYPVRGIEKCFDVWMMKDYWDEESWIKQYSVGPVPMISKFVGIYGSSGFLWIDTNERLVLYESEIQNTMDIHDYEKHDSIRAVSYMESLVLIERGRERSHQYFLCRLVQIIYRCFICMKFFLSFFYFKKYIE, from the coding sequence ATGTTtgctttttgctttattttcttctttctatttttcacGCTGCTTTCCAAATTTTTCTTAACATGCAGAATTCAAAGACCCACAAGGGAGATTATGGTTACAAAGATAGAACATCTTCCACAAGAATCACTATCCAACATTCTATCTAGGTTACCAGCGAAAGAATTGTTGAAGACCAGGTTTGTTTGCAAATCATGGTTCAATCTCATAACCGATCCTCATTTTATTAACGATTACTATGTTTTTTACAACAATCTTATTTACTCTCAAAATCAAGAGGAGAAACTCTTGGTTATTCACAGACCGTTTATTTCCGGTGTGGAAACTtttatttctcttctttcttggaATTTCAGTGATCCTGAGAAACATGTTTCTTCTTCTCTTGTAAAACTTCCGGATGAATACATTTCAGATCATAAATATTGGACTGAAATAATGGGTCCATGTAATGGTATTTACTTTCTACAAGGATATCCAAATTTCATGATGAACCTTTCTCTTAAACAGTTCAAGGCTTTGCCTGAATCCCATGTAACAGATTCATATGGAACTTATTCTCTCACTGAATTTGCTGGATTTGGATTTGATCCTAAAAATAATGACTATAAAGTTGTTTTCTTAAAAGACGTTTGGTTGAGGAAAACAGATGAAAGACAAAAAGGGTGTTGGAATGCTGAGTTATACAGTCTTAATTCCAACTCTTGGAGAAAGCTTGATGCTCAAAATCTCCctcttccaattgaaatttcgAGTTCTTGTTCTCAGGTTTATACTTATATGAAAAATTGTTGTCATTGGTGGGGTTATGTTGAGAAGTATGGTTGCGGAATAGAAGATGTTGTTTTAGCCTTTAACATGGTTGATGAATCATTTAGAAAGATAAAAGTGCCTAAATTAGAGTATTCTAACTCTATTTCTTCAGTTGAATGTTTTAAAACATTGGTACCTTTTCACGAATCTGATACTATTGGTGTCGTAGTTTATCCTGTAAGAGGAATAGAGAAATGTTTTGATGTTTGGATGATGAAGGATTATTGGGATGAAGAGTCTTGGATTAAGCAATACAGTGTTGGACCTGTGCCTATGATTTCAAAGTTTGTTGGAATCTATGGGAGCAGTGGATTTCTTTGGATAGATACAAATGAAAGGTTGGTATTGTATGAGTCTGAGATACAAAATACAATGGATATTCATGACTATGAAAAACATGATTCAATAAGAGCAGTTAGTTACATGGAAAGTCTTGTTTTGATTGAAAGGGGAAGAGAAAGAAGTCATCAATATTTTTTATGTAGATTGGTTCAGATCATCTACAGATGTTTTATTTGTATGaagttttttctttcctttttttatttcaaGAAATACATTGAGTAA